In Tepidimicrobium xylanilyticum, one DNA window encodes the following:
- a CDS encoding class II aldolase/adducin family protein produces MDIQLLKEELVNISRRCYDKNLITATGGNISCRIPNSNQILIKASGSAFSDMTPSDVVLINLDGNIVAGSKQISKEWRFHAGIYKVRPDVNAVIHVHPPFATAIAANHDSLPMVTNHAKAYLKHVPTIGTAPSGSEELAYMVIEQFKDPQRVGILMKEHGIITVGKDFYQAFYLAEMLEDTAKIALFSKL; encoded by the coding sequence ATGGATATACAATTGCTTAAAGAAGAATTGGTAAACATCAGCAGAAGATGTTATGATAAGAATCTGATCACGGCTACCGGAGGAAATATCAGTTGTAGAATACCAAACAGTAATCAAATTTTGATTAAAGCTTCTGGTTCTGCCTTCAGCGATATGACTCCTTCAGATGTAGTACTAATCAATTTAGATGGAAATATAGTAGCTGGAAGCAAACAAATATCAAAAGAATGGCGTTTCCACGCAGGCATATACAAAGTCCGACCAGATGTAAATGCAGTTATACATGTGCACCCCCCTTTTGCAACTGCAATAGCTGCTAACCATGACAGCTTGCCAATGGTGACCAACCATGCTAAAGCTTATCTAAAGCACGTACCCACCATTGGCACTGCTCCCTCCGGTTCTGAAGAACTAGCCTATATGGTGATAGAACAGTTTAAAGATCCACAGCGAGTTGGGATCCTCATGAAAGAACATGGTATTATCACCGTGGGCAAGGATTTCTATCAAGCGTTCTATTTAGCTGAAATGCTGGAGGATACAGCAAAAATAGCTTTATTCAGTAAACTCTAA
- the add gene encoding adenosine deaminase: MVDYSLLKRLPKVDLHCHLSGSVRPATIMEIALEEGLEVPSKDMGIFTKNIQVSGNCQSLKDYLTKFDLPLKVMQKQKHLYRITYELLEDLWEQNIKYVEIRIAPYLHMEQGLDFHQILESVLNAMDRARKNLGIYSNLILICMRNHSPEISLNIVKEGHKYVGKGVVAIDLAGNEIDFSPELHKEAFQWAGNLGLRKTVHAGEVGIAENIITAVKELGAERIGHGVYAFLKEDVCQFIKDRGIPLEMCITSNVQTGAVEGYKAHPIKKYLDRGMKVTINTDNLTVSDTTLEQEYKKAIEFLDFNYGDLIRVIQNGIEFSFADEGEKERLKEVINRELESLNLK, from the coding sequence GTGGTAGATTATAGTTTATTGAAAAGACTACCCAAAGTAGATCTGCATTGTCATCTCAGTGGAAGCGTTAGGCCAGCTACCATTATGGAGATAGCTTTGGAAGAAGGGTTAGAAGTGCCATCTAAAGATATGGGAATATTTACAAAGAACATACAAGTATCTGGCAATTGTCAATCTTTAAAAGACTATCTAACAAAATTCGATTTACCATTAAAGGTTATGCAAAAGCAGAAACACCTTTATAGGATTACTTATGAATTGTTGGAAGATTTATGGGAGCAAAACATAAAATATGTGGAAATCCGAATTGCACCATATTTACATATGGAGCAGGGGTTGGATTTTCATCAAATATTGGAAAGCGTATTAAACGCAATGGATAGGGCAAGAAAGAATCTAGGTATATATTCCAATTTAATATTAATATGTATGAGGAATCATAGCCCGGAAATTAGTTTAAATATAGTTAAAGAAGGCCATAAATATGTTGGGAAAGGTGTTGTGGCAATCGATTTGGCTGGCAATGAGATAGACTTTTCCCCAGAGTTACATAAAGAAGCATTCCAATGGGCTGGTAATCTGGGCTTGAGAAAAACAGTACATGCTGGTGAAGTTGGGATTGCTGAAAATATCATAACCGCGGTTAAAGAGCTAGGTGCTGAAAGGATTGGTCATGGTGTATATGCTTTTTTAAAGGAGGATGTTTGTCAATTTATAAAGGATAGGGGTATACCTTTGGAAATGTGTATAACCAGCAATGTGCAAACGGGGGCTGTTGAAGGGTACAAAGCTCATCCCATTAAAAAGTATTTAGACCGAGGTATGAAAGTAACTATTAATACCGATAATCTAACGGTTTCCGATACTACACTGGAACAAGAATATAAGAAAGCAATAGAGTTTTTAGATTTTAATTATGGGGATTTGATACGGGTTATACAAAATGGAATTGAATTTTCTTTTGCAGATGAGGGAGAAAAAGAAAGATTAAAAGAGGTTATTAATAGGGAATTAGAATCATTAAATTTAAAATAG